A genomic region of Candidatus Eremiobacteraceae bacterium contains the following coding sequences:
- a CDS encoding lytic transglycosylase domain-containing protein → MHLTARALRRAIGAAFIVCASTLVGCSGDGLFPDGGGPHSMPAAQLDHLVRGAASAHGLSAALVRAVIDVESGGDPSAISSAGAMGLMQLMPGTASSYGVADAFDPNENVDGGCSYLHDLLGRYHGNLKLALAAYNAGPGAVDKYGGIPPYAETQSYVRNVTALYAAATALPRPRR, encoded by the coding sequence ATGCACCTTACAGCCCGCGCGCTCCGTCGCGCGATCGGAGCCGCCTTCATCGTCTGCGCTTCAACCCTTGTGGGCTGCAGCGGCGACGGTTTATTCCCGGATGGCGGCGGCCCTCATTCAATGCCCGCCGCGCAACTGGACCATCTGGTGCGAGGCGCGGCAAGCGCCCACGGATTGTCTGCGGCTCTCGTTCGCGCCGTCATCGACGTCGAGTCCGGCGGCGATCCGTCTGCGATCTCGAGTGCGGGTGCGATGGGGCTCATGCAGTTGATGCCCGGCACGGCCAGCTCGTACGGCGTGGCCGACGCGTTCGATCCCAACGAGAACGTCGACGGCGGCTGCTCGTATCTGCACGATTTGCTCGGCCGTTACCACGGCAATCTGAAGCTCGCGCTTGCCGCGTACAACGCAGGTCCTGGCGCAGTGGATAAATACGGCGGCATTCCGCCTTACGCGGAAACGCAATCGTACGTCCGCAACGTTACGGCGCTATACGCAGCGGCAACCGCGTTGCCCAGGCCCCGCCGGTAA
- a CDS encoding zinc-ribbon domain containing protein — translation MAFQDRTLTCRDCSATYIFTAGEQEFYAQKGFQHEPTRCVSCRQTRKRDRSNGGPAGERTMYDAVCSQCGAATQVPFSPRADKPVYCAECYKAVVPRRTRA, via the coding sequence TTGGCCTTCCAGGACCGGACCCTCACCTGTCGCGACTGCAGCGCGACCTATATCTTCACCGCCGGAGAGCAAGAATTCTACGCGCAGAAGGGCTTCCAGCACGAGCCCACGCGCTGCGTTTCGTGCCGGCAAACTCGCAAACGCGACCGCAGCAACGGAGGGCCGGCAGGTGAACGCACCATGTACGACGCCGTTTGCTCGCAGTGCGGCGCGGCGACGCAGGTGCCGTTTTCGCCGCGGGCCGACAAGCCGGTCTATTGCGCGGAGTGCTACAAAGCGGTAGTCCCGCGCCGGACGCGCGCGTAG
- a CDS encoding AAA family ATPase, whose translation MAIAGPEAGSDCLQIQLFSRLQLFYRGEPLKFNAPAKTAALLAYLLINRDRRVTRETLAFALWPDESEEKARANLRRHIQLLQRTLPAAAHQPWILSERGEVQWNPESEFRLDVLDFELLSGEADSTAAAIDSYVGDLLADNFDDWLLPERERLRRMQCANLERSTDAHRRDLDFRGAILSAQGLLAHDPWREDTIRMLMSLRYESGDRAGALREYEAFAKRLRRDMDVEPMPETQARYASITRNVGLPAASADGEPRRAAAGQFALPFVGREHELAQLNEWWTRAAHGHGRFVLIGGEAGIGKSRLIAQLSGIAERQGGRVIAGGTTFPETMPYQAVAEALREALAMIAEREIEPMWLAAASALLPELRQIGSELPALPVLEAPREQARLFEALARCVEGISRARPLLIILEDLHWSGGATANLLEYLTRRIRALPVLIAATYRNDSADRSHPLRTLRRTLHRSGAFGHLSLGRLAQDEVERCLASIPELADKSVDFAGRAHALCDGNPFFLAEIVRDSVASKSPEPALPQSMDAAIASRIGRLSNDASRIAEVASVIGLAFDVDVISAASGQREEQVLRSLDELLDSYLIVERGGIHLGSRYDFSFAHEIIRAQLYSKIPQDVLLRRHRRIARVMEELYAPADIPASELALHFDRGAEPSKAAAYYHIVARNALAVFADEEAKRALCRALDIGADDVQRKDLLLLREGIYSRSGSRPEQLADIVSLKESAIELGDEDAGREALRRHIEYARVTGDVDSQKSLMDALDESIAHADLGTMSAHWRATAMEQRAAMGIAAGQYDDGRDLAQRAQSVYAALEDAGGQARALCLIAESYSHQARTSEAQSAVDLALAFARTSANESLAAHALSAASLAAHLAADYDRSRSFALQALQIYRAIGDREGEADCLSRLGNIDSRLFHVHDASNNFAKAAGIYKTLDKRRGEAVVMFNTGLLFLKVGEYERALSGFRQANEIFAVLNDLRGRAVCAVNVGMLAYFQRRYAASRRLSQQALNRARQLSSPYLESAALGNLGAAERELDMLPDAIAHCEEALRIKRGMTGSADIGSDLADLGLTYLRAGDRTSAIAAADEILSLGNDSLESVMYPQNVIWNAAQIYGALGLQQEQQAAVRRASAALDKRRALIPDDAWRRTYDELPFNLAIKAAAEVAVGSL comes from the coding sequence ATGGCGATTGCAGGCCCCGAAGCCGGGTCGGACTGCCTGCAGATACAACTTTTCAGCCGACTGCAGCTTTTCTATCGCGGCGAGCCGCTCAAGTTCAACGCACCAGCCAAGACCGCCGCGCTACTGGCCTATCTCCTCATCAATCGCGACCGGCGCGTGACCCGCGAAACGCTCGCGTTTGCCCTGTGGCCTGACGAATCCGAAGAAAAAGCGCGCGCCAATCTGCGCCGCCACATCCAACTGCTGCAGCGCACGCTGCCCGCGGCCGCGCATCAACCGTGGATCTTAAGCGAGCGGGGCGAGGTCCAATGGAATCCGGAGAGCGAGTTCCGGCTTGACGTCCTTGATTTCGAACTTCTGAGCGGCGAGGCGGATAGCACCGCGGCCGCGATCGACTCGTATGTCGGCGATCTGCTCGCCGACAACTTCGACGATTGGCTTTTGCCCGAACGCGAGCGCTTGCGGCGGATGCAGTGCGCCAACCTCGAGCGGTCGACGGATGCGCACCGGCGCGATCTCGATTTCCGGGGGGCGATCTTGAGCGCGCAGGGGCTGCTCGCGCACGATCCGTGGCGGGAAGACACGATTCGCATGCTGATGTCGCTGCGCTACGAGTCGGGCGATCGCGCCGGCGCGCTCCGGGAATACGAAGCGTTCGCAAAGCGCTTGCGGCGCGATATGGATGTCGAACCGATGCCGGAGACGCAAGCTCGCTACGCATCCATCACGCGCAATGTCGGGTTGCCCGCGGCGAGCGCAGACGGCGAACCGCGGCGTGCGGCGGCCGGCCAGTTCGCGTTGCCATTCGTTGGGCGCGAACACGAACTAGCGCAGCTCAACGAGTGGTGGACGCGCGCGGCCCACGGTCACGGCCGGTTCGTGTTGATCGGCGGCGAGGCCGGCATCGGCAAGTCGCGCCTGATCGCGCAACTCAGCGGCATCGCCGAACGTCAGGGTGGGCGCGTCATCGCCGGCGGCACGACCTTTCCGGAGACGATGCCGTATCAGGCCGTTGCCGAAGCGTTGCGCGAGGCACTCGCGATGATCGCGGAACGTGAAATCGAGCCGATGTGGCTGGCTGCGGCGTCCGCACTTCTGCCCGAACTGCGCCAGATCGGGAGCGAGCTCCCGGCATTGCCCGTTCTCGAGGCCCCACGCGAGCAAGCGCGACTTTTCGAGGCGCTGGCGCGATGCGTCGAAGGAATCTCGCGCGCTCGCCCGCTGCTCATCATCCTCGAAGATCTCCACTGGTCCGGCGGCGCGACCGCCAATCTGCTCGAGTATCTCACTCGCCGCATTCGCGCCCTGCCGGTCTTGATTGCCGCGACGTACCGCAACGACAGCGCCGATCGCTCCCATCCGCTTCGGACTTTGCGCCGGACGCTGCATCGAAGCGGCGCATTCGGCCATCTCTCGCTCGGACGGCTCGCGCAGGACGAAGTCGAACGCTGCCTGGCTTCTATACCCGAGCTGGCGGACAAATCGGTCGACTTCGCCGGCAGAGCGCACGCGCTGTGCGACGGGAATCCGTTCTTTCTCGCGGAGATCGTGCGAGACTCCGTCGCGTCGAAATCGCCGGAGCCGGCACTTCCGCAGAGCATGGATGCGGCGATCGCAAGTCGCATCGGCCGGTTGTCGAACGATGCGAGCCGCATCGCTGAAGTCGCGTCCGTTATTGGACTTGCGTTCGATGTCGACGTGATCAGCGCAGCGTCGGGTCAGCGAGAAGAGCAGGTCCTTCGCAGCTTGGACGAGCTGTTGGACAGCTATCTCATCGTCGAACGAGGCGGGATCCATCTTGGGTCGCGATACGATTTCAGCTTCGCGCACGAGATCATTCGTGCACAGCTCTACTCGAAAATTCCGCAAGACGTCCTATTGCGCAGGCATCGACGCATAGCCCGGGTCATGGAAGAGCTCTACGCGCCTGCGGATATTCCGGCGTCAGAGCTTGCGCTGCATTTCGATCGCGGGGCGGAGCCGTCCAAAGCCGCAGCGTACTACCACATCGTCGCGCGCAACGCGCTCGCGGTCTTCGCGGATGAAGAGGCGAAACGTGCGCTGTGCCGGGCGCTTGACATCGGTGCCGACGACGTGCAGCGTAAGGATCTATTGCTCTTGAGAGAGGGCATCTATAGCCGCAGCGGCTCGCGGCCCGAACAGCTCGCCGACATCGTCTCGCTCAAGGAGTCGGCCATAGAGCTCGGCGACGAAGACGCCGGCCGCGAGGCGCTTCGCCGGCACATCGAATATGCTCGCGTCACGGGCGACGTCGACAGTCAAAAATCGTTGATGGACGCGTTGGACGAGAGCATCGCCCACGCTGACCTTGGAACGATGAGCGCGCACTGGCGCGCGACAGCCATGGAGCAACGCGCGGCGATGGGGATCGCCGCCGGCCAGTACGACGACGGAAGGGATCTGGCGCAACGCGCACAGAGCGTGTACGCCGCGCTTGAGGATGCCGGCGGCCAAGCGCGCGCGTTATGCCTGATCGCGGAATCGTATTCCCACCAGGCGCGAACGAGCGAGGCCCAGTCCGCGGTGGACTTGGCGCTCGCGTTCGCTCGAACCAGCGCCAACGAGTCGCTTGCGGCGCACGCGTTATCTGCCGCCTCGCTCGCGGCTCACTTGGCTGCCGACTACGATCGAAGCAGAAGCTTTGCCCTCCAAGCGTTGCAGATATACCGTGCCATCGGCGATCGCGAAGGAGAAGCAGACTGCCTCTCTCGTCTTGGGAACATCGACAGCCGCTTGTTCCATGTGCACGACGCGAGCAATAATTTCGCCAAGGCCGCCGGGATCTACAAAACGCTCGACAAGCGCCGCGGCGAAGCAGTGGTCATGTTCAATACGGGCCTGCTGTTCCTCAAAGTCGGCGAGTATGAGAGAGCGCTCTCCGGTTTCCGGCAAGCGAATGAGATCTTCGCCGTGCTCAATGATCTGCGCGGCCGTGCGGTCTGCGCCGTCAACGTCGGGATGCTTGCTTATTTTCAGCGCCGGTACGCCGCATCCCGGCGGCTGTCGCAGCAAGCGCTGAACCGGGCCCGACAACTCAGCAGTCCATACTTGGAAAGCGCGGCGCTGGGGAATCTCGGAGCTGCGGAGCGCGAATTGGACATGCTCCCCGACGCGATTGCACACTGCGAAGAAGCGCTGCGCATCAAGCGCGGCATGACGGGCAGTGCCGACATCGGCTCGGACCTTGCCGACCTGGGACTTACCTATTTGCGTGCCGGCGATCGTACGTCGGCGATCGCGGCGGCCGACGAGATTCTGAGTCTCGGCAACGACTCGCTGGAAAGCGTCATGTATCCGCAAAACGTGATCTGGAATGCGGCGCAGATATATGGCGCCCTCGGGCTGCAGCAAGAGCAACAGGCAGCGGTCCGGCGCGCTTCAGCCGCGCTTGACAAGCGTCGCGCCCTGATCCCGGATGACGCGTGGCGCCGGACCTACGACGAGCTGCCTTTCAACCTTGCCATCAAAGCGGCCGCTGAGGTGGCTGTCGGCTCGCTCTAA
- a CDS encoding TlpA disulfide reductase family protein gives MNSARSLCLAFAAVAAITAASADKSSAASPTNGSTAPTFTLPQIGGGSIDLKALRGHVVVVNFFATWCPPCRAETPDLISAERRFSSNGVIFVGVDDRESAQLVSVWAKQKGVKYRLALDGDGKVEENYDIRAIPTTFVLDRNGIVRYRQVDQLDAPTMALALGAIIAGRPVPDSKTATAFYATATSGTAAIAAQIQAGKVDDAIAAGQAASDRLDKLQNADDSATIDYYKSTQLRDAMNVVWADAYAARAAAAPVPTDDKAKKDGAQAAMLRGQSFQDAEDFTNAQKQFDMAIALTPDDVDAYGGGYSAAYELKEYAAAVAYAQSAANIAPDDPENWLTLASANNGAKNYTAALAAEGKALALATATYAADPTKKKAAYELGRVWLKTGRTYLMAGNVAAARAVLRNAPAVTPDSIVGQQAEEQYVALNPMPWHLAVSGNTTTTSTTTTPAKLYVMVHNPSAETRTVHFVATGVPAHWLLSFCTPKVCEPNKTAITLAPGASQRVELQVVPLAGAGGDWNMSVTTNGSTAQVKVNAKATRVAVTVTAS, from the coding sequence ATGAACAGCGCACGATCCTTGTGCCTCGCATTCGCGGCCGTCGCCGCCATCACGGCCGCGTCCGCCGACAAAAGTTCCGCAGCTTCGCCCACGAACGGGTCGACCGCCCCCACCTTCACCCTGCCGCAGATCGGCGGAGGATCCATCGATCTGAAGGCGCTGCGCGGTCACGTCGTCGTGGTCAATTTCTTCGCGACGTGGTGCCCGCCGTGCCGCGCGGAAACGCCGGACCTCATCTCGGCCGAGCGCCGGTTCTCGAGCAACGGCGTCATCTTCGTCGGTGTCGACGATCGCGAGAGCGCGCAACTCGTCTCGGTGTGGGCGAAGCAAAAAGGTGTGAAGTACCGTCTGGCGCTGGACGGCGACGGCAAAGTTGAAGAGAATTACGATATTCGGGCGATACCAACCACGTTCGTGCTCGACCGCAACGGGATCGTCCGCTACCGGCAAGTCGACCAGCTCGACGCGCCCACGATGGCACTCGCGCTCGGCGCGATAATCGCAGGCCGGCCGGTGCCGGATTCGAAGACAGCCACCGCGTTCTACGCTACCGCCACATCGGGAACCGCCGCCATCGCCGCACAGATTCAAGCAGGCAAAGTCGACGACGCGATCGCCGCGGGCCAAGCTGCGTCCGACAGACTCGACAAACTGCAGAACGCCGACGATTCGGCCACGATCGACTACTATAAGAGCACGCAGCTTCGCGATGCCATGAATGTGGTTTGGGCGGATGCCTATGCGGCGCGGGCCGCCGCGGCACCGGTGCCTACCGACGACAAGGCGAAGAAGGACGGCGCTCAAGCCGCGATGCTCCGCGGTCAGTCGTTCCAGGACGCCGAAGATTTCACCAACGCGCAAAAGCAGTTCGACATGGCGATCGCGTTGACACCCGACGACGTCGATGCGTACGGCGGGGGATACTCCGCCGCCTATGAACTGAAAGAATACGCTGCCGCGGTCGCCTACGCGCAATCCGCCGCGAACATCGCGCCGGACGATCCGGAAAACTGGCTCACCCTCGCGTCGGCGAACAACGGCGCCAAGAATTATACCGCAGCCTTGGCTGCCGAAGGCAAAGCGCTCGCGCTTGCGACCGCGACCTACGCCGCCGATCCGACGAAGAAGAAAGCCGCGTACGAATTGGGGCGCGTCTGGCTGAAGACGGGCCGCACGTATCTCATGGCCGGCAACGTCGCCGCTGCGCGCGCCGTACTCAGGAACGCTCCGGCGGTGACGCCGGATTCCATCGTCGGACAACAAGCCGAAGAACAATACGTCGCGCTCAACCCGATGCCATGGCATCTCGCGGTGAGCGGAAACACCACGACGACGTCCACCACGACGACGCCCGCGAAGCTCTACGTCATGGTGCACAATCCGTCCGCGGAAACGCGCACGGTGCATTTTGTCGCGACCGGCGTGCCCGCGCACTGGCTGCTGTCGTTCTGCACGCCGAAGGTTTGCGAGCCGAATAAAACTGCGATCACGCTGGCGCCGGGTGCGTCGCAGCGCGTCGAACTTCAAGTCGTGCCGTTGGCCGGTGCCGGCGGCGACTGGAACATGAGCGTGACGACCAACGGCTCAACCGCGCAAGTCAAGGTGAACGCAAAAGCCACCCGTGTCGCGGTGACCGTCACCGCCTCGTAA
- a CDS encoding LptF/LptG family permease, whose amino-acid sequence MTPSQSSIAARSSVSASALHQPLELDAAEPGERLDWLSAGQGYRAPDSPKHGLNLLNRISILDRYLLGEMLSPFALALAIITLLLIINQLFLAADYVINKGAPAVLVLRYLVLQLPALFYLAFPFASLVAVLLGFGRLAGDNEVTAMRTSGISVHRIAVPCYVLGLLLSLTSFGINESLAPYADKRAEDTFRQIMYHSSQPIIEPDQFMRTPDGQHMIYVGSIDPTSGAMHNIVIETFGNNPSPDSMQAATGRQMDGKIVLTDGVYTKYGPDGLVTTQNKFKTMEFPLGDASVLYSGAFSPFAENSSQLRTEIKNLKASGEDTKNQEMILEQKYAMPVACLISILIAVPLSMMFGKYGRGVGALIAVAAVLLYYAAMAIGGALGKNGAVPVFVGSWLPNAVMAGVGVALLFNDRR is encoded by the coding sequence GTGACCCCCAGCCAAAGCAGCATCGCCGCACGGTCTTCCGTCAGTGCTAGCGCGCTTCATCAGCCGCTCGAACTCGACGCAGCCGAGCCCGGCGAGCGCCTCGATTGGCTTTCCGCAGGCCAAGGCTATCGCGCGCCGGACTCGCCCAAGCACGGGCTGAATCTGCTCAACCGGATCTCTATCCTCGATCGCTATCTGCTCGGGGAGATGCTGTCGCCGTTCGCGCTCGCGCTCGCGATCATCACGCTTCTCCTGATCATCAATCAGCTTTTCCTGGCCGCCGACTACGTCATCAATAAAGGCGCGCCCGCAGTGCTGGTCCTGCGCTATTTAGTGCTCCAATTGCCGGCGCTGTTCTATCTCGCGTTCCCGTTTGCGAGCTTGGTGGCGGTCCTTCTCGGGTTCGGACGCCTGGCCGGCGACAACGAAGTCACCGCTATGCGCACGAGCGGCATCAGCGTGCATCGGATCGCCGTGCCGTGCTACGTGCTCGGCCTACTACTTTCACTGACGTCGTTCGGCATCAACGAATCGCTCGCGCCGTATGCCGATAAACGCGCCGAAGACACGTTCCGGCAGATCATGTATCACTCGAGCCAGCCGATCATCGAGCCCGACCAATTCATGCGCACGCCCGATGGCCAGCACATGATCTACGTGGGATCGATCGATCCGACATCGGGCGCGATGCACAACATCGTGATCGAGACGTTTGGCAATAACCCGAGCCCCGATTCTATGCAAGCCGCTACGGGCCGGCAAATGGACGGCAAGATCGTCCTCACGGACGGTGTGTATACGAAATATGGCCCCGACGGCCTCGTGACCACGCAGAACAAATTCAAGACCATGGAGTTTCCGCTCGGCGATGCGAGCGTACTCTACTCTGGAGCGTTCTCGCCGTTCGCCGAGAATTCGAGCCAGTTGAGGACCGAGATCAAGAACCTCAAAGCCAGTGGCGAAGACACCAAGAACCAAGAGATGATTCTCGAGCAGAAGTACGCCATGCCCGTCGCGTGCCTGATCAGCATCCTCATCGCCGTGCCGCTTTCGATGATGTTCGGCAAGTACGGCCGTGGGGTAGGTGCGTTGATCGCCGTCGCAGCGGTGCTCTTGTACTACGCGGCGATGGCCATCGGCGGCGCGCTCGGCAAGAACGGCGCCGTGCCCGTATTCGTCGGCTCGTGGCTGCCAAATGCGGTGATGGCGGGAGTCGGCGTAGCACTGCTCTTCAACGATAGGCGCTGA
- the lnt gene encoding apolipoprotein N-acyltransferase, producing MAKVTSGSLTYWAKFGIAFLAPVALALAFPKTDWWPLSFISLAPLFWLWSNASWKSAFWWGWLSGTVYFGLMLNWVPNSLGDYIGAWTILALILLASWQGLAFAATAIVVSFIRRRGFGFGALCVFAAPAAWFTIEFARTRGGMGVPFASLGLVAAHVPWLLPMAAYAGVYGVGAIVALINGALTGIVWGTARGRTAGCAAIVVIALLVTAGDISRAHVVQPATRWKVAIAQGDISQRVKWSPSIFAHTIQVYSDLTHQAAKSGARIVVWPETVVTAYPLQEPWLLHDLEAIAMSSRVWLVAGTVDKLSPRGYRNAVIDITPKGTLADVYEKHLLVPFAEFLPFDGVLRKLPLLNQASDFFPGPGPHLLPADAVPFGVLICYESGFSSYARQTANAGAQALIIVTDDAWWGDTSGPYQHLDMAVIDAVETGRWVVRGAATGVSAVIDPHGSIVSSLPLDRQGLLVAKIGGPIDTPYVRFGALWLVLLSLVMLGVGLGRGRARTVGWRSARGPA from the coding sequence ATGGCTAAAGTCACATCCGGATCCTTAACGTATTGGGCGAAGTTTGGCATCGCATTTCTCGCGCCGGTCGCCCTCGCACTTGCTTTTCCGAAAACGGATTGGTGGCCGCTTTCGTTCATCAGTCTCGCGCCGTTGTTCTGGCTGTGGAGCAACGCGTCCTGGAAATCGGCCTTCTGGTGGGGCTGGCTCTCGGGCACCGTCTATTTCGGGCTCATGCTCAATTGGGTTCCCAACTCGCTCGGCGATTACATCGGCGCGTGGACCATCCTCGCGCTCATACTCTTGGCGAGCTGGCAAGGGCTAGCGTTCGCCGCGACCGCTATCGTCGTGTCGTTTATCCGGCGCCGCGGATTCGGGTTCGGCGCGCTGTGCGTGTTCGCCGCGCCGGCCGCGTGGTTCACGATCGAGTTCGCGCGGACGCGAGGCGGGATGGGTGTGCCATTCGCCAGCCTCGGGCTCGTCGCGGCGCACGTGCCGTGGCTGCTCCCCATGGCGGCATACGCCGGCGTCTACGGCGTCGGGGCCATCGTCGCATTGATCAACGGTGCGCTGACCGGCATCGTCTGGGGCACGGCGCGCGGGCGGACAGCCGGCTGCGCCGCCATCGTGGTGATCGCGCTGCTGGTGACGGCGGGCGACATCTCGCGCGCGCACGTCGTTCAACCGGCGACGCGGTGGAAAGTCGCGATCGCGCAAGGCGATATCTCGCAACGCGTCAAGTGGAGTCCGAGCATCTTCGCGCACACGATCCAAGTGTACAGCGATCTCACGCATCAGGCTGCGAAGAGCGGCGCGCGCATCGTGGTGTGGCCGGAGACGGTCGTCACGGCGTATCCGCTTCAGGAGCCGTGGCTGCTGCACGACCTCGAGGCCATCGCGATGTCGTCGCGCGTGTGGCTGGTGGCCGGCACCGTGGACAAATTGTCGCCGCGCGGTTATCGAAACGCGGTGATCGATATCACGCCCAAGGGCACGCTCGCCGACGTGTACGAGAAGCATCTGCTCGTGCCGTTCGCAGAGTTTCTCCCGTTTGATGGCGTCCTGCGCAAGCTACCGCTGTTGAATCAGGCGTCCGATTTTTTCCCCGGCCCGGGCCCTCATCTTCTCCCCGCGGATGCGGTGCCATTCGGCGTCCTCATCTGTTATGAATCCGGATTCTCGTCGTACGCGCGGCAGACGGCGAACGCCGGTGCGCAGGCGCTGATCATCGTCACCGACGACGCGTGGTGGGGCGACACGTCCGGCCCATACCAGCACTTGGACATGGCCGTCATCGATGCGGTCGAAACGGGCCGCTGGGTCGTGCGCGGCGCGGCCACCGGCGTCTCCGCCGTCATCGATCCGCACGGAAGCATTGTCTCGTCGCTGCCGCTCGACCGGCAGGGACTCCTGGTCGCAAAGATCGGCGGACCCATCGACACGCCCTACGTCCGCTTCGGCGCTTTGTGGCTCGTGCTGCTCTCCTTGGTCATGCTGGGCGTCGGATTGGGCCGGGGCCGCGCGCGCACCGTAGGATGGCGTTCGGCACGAGGACCGGCGTGA
- a CDS encoding bifunctional phosphoglucose/phosphomannose isomerase: MSPNALTDLAHLKANDPGDMLGAIHGLPEQCGDAKKIAAGADLGALAGRRFASVLIAGMGGSAIGGDLLRATFEPWLTCPVTVVRDYQLPAYVGPDTLVIAASNSGNTEETLSVYAQARRAGAPILAVTTGGKLDELAETDGVPVIKLPVTGMQPRAAVGYAFVPLVVAAVRLGLLPNSVLSDIDEGAGVLLKVRNLLGPDVPPASNPAKQLANAWVGKIPIVYGSQAERGVVAYRWKTQISENAKALAAANVFPELNHNETVGWSGTHGQAGVEKNLSVVILRDHTEPTHIVRRVELTKELLADRHVRIDEAWASGSSAFARTMSLVYTGDYASCYLALAYGEDPTPVKAIDWLKQQLAKK, encoded by the coding sequence ATGTCGCCGAACGCGCTGACCGATCTAGCTCACCTCAAAGCGAACGACCCGGGCGATATGCTCGGAGCCATCCACGGTTTGCCCGAGCAATGCGGCGACGCGAAAAAAATCGCGGCCGGCGCCGATCTCGGCGCCCTCGCGGGACGCCGTTTCGCATCGGTCTTGATCGCGGGCATGGGCGGATCTGCCATCGGCGGCGATCTGCTCCGCGCCACATTCGAGCCTTGGTTGACGTGTCCGGTCACGGTCGTGCGCGACTATCAATTGCCGGCGTACGTCGGTCCGGACACGCTCGTGATCGCGGCGAGCAATTCAGGCAATACCGAAGAAACCCTCAGCGTCTACGCGCAAGCGCGCCGCGCGGGTGCGCCGATTCTCGCGGTCACGACCGGCGGCAAGCTCGACGAGCTCGCTGAAACCGATGGCGTTCCAGTCATCAAATTGCCCGTCACCGGCATGCAGCCGCGCGCAGCAGTGGGCTACGCGTTCGTGCCGCTCGTCGTCGCTGCGGTCCGCCTCGGGCTTTTGCCAAACTCGGTCCTGAGCGACATCGACGAGGGCGCCGGCGTGCTGCTCAAGGTCCGCAACCTGCTCGGTCCCGATGTGCCTCCAGCCTCCAATCCCGCGAAGCAGCTTGCGAACGCGTGGGTCGGCAAGATCCCGATTGTCTACGGTTCGCAAGCCGAGCGCGGCGTCGTGGCCTACCGCTGGAAGACGCAGATTTCGGAAAACGCCAAGGCGCTCGCCGCGGCAAACGTGTTCCCGGAGCTCAATCACAACGAAACGGTCGGGTGGAGCGGAACACATGGCCAAGCGGGCGTTGAAAAGAATTTGAGCGTCGTCATTTTGCGCGACCACACAGAGCCCACGCACATCGTGCGGCGCGTCGAACTCACGAAGGAACTTCTCGCCGACCGCCACGTTCGCATCGACGAGGCGTGGGCGAGCGGGTCGAGCGCGTTTGCGCGCACCATGTCGCTTGTTTACACCGGCGACTACGCCTCGTGCTACCTCGCGCTCGCCTACGGCGAAGATCCCACGCCGGTCAAAGCCATCGACTGGCTCAAACAGCAACTCGCCAAGAAATAA